Proteins encoded together in one Bos indicus isolate NIAB-ARS_2022 breed Sahiwal x Tharparkar chromosome 3, NIAB-ARS_B.indTharparkar_mat_pri_1.0, whole genome shotgun sequence window:
- the LOC109557097 gene encoding olfactory receptor 2A12-like — translation MQDFLLGNHSSLTEFILLGFSGNTKINVILFSVFLFLYLVTLLGNGLIITLICKDSRLHTPMYFFLSVLSILDMGYITTTVPQMLVHLVSKKKTISYVGCVAQMYIFLMLGITESWLFAIMAYDRYVAICHSLRYNVIMSPLLCGLMVAFCGFWGTSCALIYTVSAMILPYCGPNEINHFFCEVPAVLKLACADTSLNDQVDFILGFILLLVPLSLIIIVYINIFAAILRIRSSQGRLKAFSTCASHITVVTMFSIPCMVMYMRPGSKASPEEDKKLALFYNVISAFLNPIIYSLRNKDVKRAFLKVTGWGNAPK, via the coding sequence ATGCAGGACTTCCTTTTGGGAAACCACAGCTCTCTTACTGAGTTTATTCTTTTAGGATTCTCTGGCAACACTAAGATAAATGTTATTCTGTTCAGCGTTTTCCTTTTCCTCTACCTCGTCACCCTTCTGGGAAATGGGCTCATTATCACCTTGATATGCAAGGATTCCCGCctccacacacccatgtatttTTTCCTCAGTGTCCTATCCATTCTGGATATGGGGTATATCACCACCACAGTGCCCCAGATGCTGGTACATCTGGTTTCCAAGAAAAAGACCATTTCTTACGTTGGATGTGTGGCCCAGATGTACATCTTTCTGATGCTAGGTATCACTGAGTCTTGGCTTTTTGCAATCATGGCTTATGACAGGTATGTAGCCATTTGCCATTCCCTGAGGTATAATGTCATCATGAGCCCTTTGCTGTGTGGGTTAATGGTGGCCTTCTGTGGATTCTGGGGTACTAGTTGTGCCCTGATATACACCGTCTCTGCTATGATTCTTCCCTATTGTGGACCCAATGAGATAAATCACTTCTTCTGTGAAGTACCTGCAGTCTTGAAGTTAGCCTGTGCAGACACATCTCTAAATGACCAGGTGGACTTCATCTTGGGCTTCATCCTTCTTTTGGTCCCACTATCCCTCATCATCATTGTCTACATCAATATATTTGCTGCCATCTTGAGAATCCGCTCATCCCAAGGGCGACTCAAGGCCTTTTCCACCTGTGCCTCCCATATCACTGTGGTCACCATGTTCTCAATTCCATGTATGGTTATGTACATGAGACCTGGATCGAAGGCCTCCCCAGAAGAGGACAAGAAGCTGGCCCTGTTCTACAACGTCATCTCAGCCTTCCTCAACCCCATCATCTACAGCCTCCGAAACAAAGATGTGAAGAGGGCTTTCCTCAAAGTGACAGGGTGGGGCAATGCACCCAAATAA